In Leishmania infantum JPCM5 genome chromosome 33, a genomic segment contains:
- a CDS encoding putative translation initiation factor IF-2 produces the protein MPPKAPKGAPKAAAKKGPPNAMLAKLKMKMELQKAEEERLRLEAEEEERRIREEERLAEEQRKFEEAERQKERERQKEEERLARKERKAAGKNDALDRMRAAGMILPDVDRIRHDEEVRKVEENAAPKPKPKPKPKPVVAAAPPPEEEEEEEGEPTELTESEEEIDEDDWEAVMERDERRATRHTNNERIRAERAERKETREAEKRRMEEEIRSKNHVLEKVSNLRSPICCVLGHVDTGKTSLLDRIRSTNVQGGEAGGITQQIGATFFPRESLVSATAELIKKHKCNLNVPGLLVIDTPGHESFTNLRSRGSSLCDIAILVVDIMHGLEQQTRESIRLLREKRCPFIVALNKVDRLFDWQPHENMDIQQSLELQKAHVRSEFHTRWCQVKNELSAEGLNSELYYNNKEVRNVVSVVPTSARTGEGVCDLLLLEIQLVQQFMEGKVTYKDDLQCTVLEVKPITGYGFTIDVILINGELHEGDEICLCGQNGPIFTQIRSLLTPQPLREMRVRGEYIHHKSIKAAMGVKISGNDFEYVIPGTQLLVVHANDNKEKIAELVMKDATNINEFLDPDGLGVSVQSSTLGALEALLSFLKGMKIPVASIAIGPIYKRHMHQVLSMKRREPRYAVILAFDVPVSEEAREIAKKNDIDIFEANIIYHLFDKFTRYMNEYEQREKDRLRSVAVFPVQLKMIAESIHSTDPIIIPVTVERGQLRPGTPLSAIRKKDDSVVVIGRVMSMERDNRSVEIGTPGMDLAVKINSGESGVTVGRQFDNSDIIVSHITRQSVDAVKKFKDELKPDDVLLLASLIKVLKVPNK, from the coding sequence ATGCCACCAAAGGCACCCAAGGGAGCCCccaaggcggcggccaagAAGGGGCCGCCGAACGCCATGCTGGCGAAGCTCAAGATGAAGATGGAGCTTCAgaaggcggaagaggagcgtctgcgcctcgaggccgaagaggaggagcgccgtatccgtgaggaggagaggctcgctgaggagcagcgcaagttcgaggaggcggagcgccagaaggagcgcgagcgtcagaaggaggaggagcgcctgGCCCGCAAGGAGCGCAAGGCGGCTGGGAAGAACGACGCCCTCGACCGCATGCGCGCGGCTGGCATGATATTGCCCGATGTAGATCGCATTCGCCATGATGAGGAGGTGCGCAAGGTGGAGGAGAACGCTGCGCCAAAGCCGAAGCCGAAGCCGAAGCCGAAGCCGGTcgttgccgcggcgccgcctcccgaagaagaggaggaggaagagggggagccGACCGAGCTGACAGAGTCGGAAGAGGAGATCGACGAGGACGACTGGGAAGCCGTCATGGAGCGCGAtgagcgccgcgccacccgGCACACGAACAACGAGCGCATCCGTGCCGAGCGTGCTGAGCGCAAGGAGACgcgcgaggcggagaagcggAGGATGGAAGAAGAGATTCGGTCCAAAAACCACGTTTTGGAGAAGGTGAGCAACCTGCGCTCCCCGATTTGCTGTGTGCTCGGCCACGTCGATACGGGTAAGACCAGCCTGCTGGATCGCATTCGCTCTACCAACGTACAGGGAGGCGAGGCCGGTGGTATTACGCAGCAGATTGGCGCCACGTTCTTCCCTCGCGAGTCCCTCGTGTCTGCCACGGCGGAGCTGATCAAGAAGCACAAGTGCAACCTTAACGTGCCGGGTCTGCTGGTGATCGACACTCCCGGTCACGAGTCCTTTACAAActtgcgcagccgcggcagcagcctgTGCGACATTGCGATTCTGGTGGTGGATATCATGCATGGTCTggagcagcagacgcgcgAGTCCATCCGCCTACTGCGCGAAAAACGGTGTCCATTCATTGTGGCACTGAACAAGGTGGATCGCCTGTTCGACTGGCAGCCGCACGAGAACATGGACATACAGCAGTCACTGGAACTACAGAAGGCGCACGTCCGCAGCGAGTTCCACACGCGCTGGTGCCAGGTGAAGAACGAGCTCTCCGCTGAGGGGCTCAACTCGGAGCTGTACTACAACAACAAAGAGGTGCGCAACGTTGTGTCGGTCGTACCGACGTCGGCCCGCACCGGCGAGGGTGTGTGCGACCTGCTCTTGCTGGAGATTCAGCTCGTGCAGCAGTTCATGGAGGGCAAGGTGACCTACAAGGACGATTTGCAGTGTACAGTGCTGGAGGTGAAGCCGATCACGGGGTACGGCTTCACGATCGACGTCATCCTCATCAACGGCGAGCTGCACGAAGGAGACGAGATATGTCTGTGTGGTCAGAACGGCCCCATCTTCACGCAAATCCGGTCGTTGCTGACACCGCAGCCCCTGCGCgagatgcgtgtgcgcggcgagTACATTCACCACAAGTCGATCAAGGCTGCAATGGGAGTGAAGATCTCCGGAAATGACTTCGAGTACGTCATCCCCGGTACCCAGCTCCTCGTGGTGCACGCAAACGACAACAAGGAGAAGATCGCCGAGCTGGTCATGAAGGATGCAACCAATATCAACGAGTTCCTGGACCCCGACGGTCTCGGCGTGAGTGTGCAGAGCAGCACCCTCGGCGCCCTCGAAGCCCTTCTGTCGTTCCTGAAAGGCATGAAAATCCCTGTGGCGAGCATTGCCATTGGACCAATCTACAAGCGTCACATGCACCAGGTGCTATCAATGAAGCGGCGCGAGCCGCGCTACGCTGTAATTCTTGCATTCGACGTGCCGGTttccgaggaggcgcgcgagaTCGCGAAAAAGAACGACATCGACATCTTCGAAGCGAACATCATCTACCACCTCTTTGACAAGTTCACTCGCTACATGAACGAGTATGAGCAGCGCGAAAAGGACCGCCTGCGCTCTGTCGCGGTCTTTCCGGTGCAGTTGAAGATGATTGCCGAGTCGATCCACTCGACCGACCCCATCATCATCCCAGTCACGGTGGAGCGTGGTCAGCTGCGCCCTGGAACGCCACTGAGCGCGATTCGCAAGAAGGACGACAGCGTCGTCGTTATTGGCCGCGTGATGTCGATGGAGCGCGACAACCGGTCAGTGGAGATCGGCACCCCTGGCATGGACCTGGCTGTGAAGATAAACTCCGGTGAGTCGGGTGTCACCGTCGGCCGGCAGTTCGACAACAGTGACATCATTGTGTCGCATATCACTCGCCAGTCCGTGGATGCCGTGAAGAAGTTCAAAGACGAGCTGAAGCCGGATGatgtgttgctgctggccTCGCTCATCAAGGTGCTGAAGGTGCCCAACAAGTAA